A stretch of DNA from Granulicella pectinivorans:
CCTCAAAGCAGCTATGCAGACTGTTGTGGCCCATCTCACGGTCGCAGCGGCAGTAGCACGGCTGCTGATGCAGCACATTCGGAATCTTCGCCGCCATCTTGTATGCGATCACCTGGTACGGATGCGAGAAGTACGGACCCGTCAACTGGTTCCCACTCATCACTGGAGGCAGCGGCTTCGACGGAGACAGCGCGTTGTAAGCCGGAATATCGTCCTGCGGATTCGACCACTGTGCCGCAGCGGCCAGCGTCACCAGACCCACCACCAGGCAGCCCGCAATGCGCTTCAACAGAGGATTCTTCCAGAAAGAGTTCTTACGCGGAGAGGGGGTCGAGGTCGTCGCCATCATGCTCTCCATCATAAATGTTGTCGAGCCCACACGCTCAACAGCAAAGCGGACCGTCTCCGACACAAAAAAAAGGCGGCATGAACGGTGTTTTGTTCATGCCGGGAGGCCAGTGACGCAACTCGCTTCGATCGGGACTGCCAGACTCAAGTGCCAGATCGAGAAACTTTCGGAACACACTCTATGTGTTCCTGTAGAAAGAGAATAGCACATATCCTCTATCTCATAGAACACAGCCTGCCGAAAAAGTTGCGAAAAGCTTCAAGATGCAATTAAGCCATTTAGAATCAATCGTTTTATTCGTAAATATTATTTACAGAAACTGGAACGCCGCTTGATTCCAATATCAGAATTTCCATTTCCACTACAAAACGGCAGGTGACGAGCCGCGTGTACCGTCACAAAACGCCACTTGCGTGCCACCAACATCGAGCGAACGCGGTCATCTCCCACACACAGATGTCTGTTCTATAGTGATCTCCGAGTTGTGCAGGGATCCCTATCGTGAATGAACGTCTTGTCTTTCTGTTGTCTATCTCTCTGGCCGAGTTTGGTGCGTCCGCAGTCTTCTTCCTTCTGCTTCCCCAGTTGCTGCTCACAGGCGGCTTTCAGGACACGCTCGTCTACGCGTTCGCCCATGCTCTCCCGGCGCTCAGCGTCTGGGCGATCCTGATAGTGCTTACGCTCGTCCTTGCCCCCAAGCTCTGGCGCCGCCGGCAGAATCGCACCAGCAAACTCTCCCTCCTGGCACGCATCGGAGTTCTGGGCCTCGTTATCGACGCTCTCGCCAGTCTTTACCTCTGGCTCCGCATCTCCGATGAAGGCTCGTTCGACAAGGGATCGCCCATTCCGGGCGTGCTCGTCCACCTCGGCCTTTACGCAGTCCTCTTCGCCCTTATCGTGGCCCTCTCCGATCAGGTCGCGGCCTGGTACCACCGACGCAACCCGCCGTCGATTACGCCGCCACCACGTTTCGGTCGACCTTAGAGAAGCGGAAATGCCTCATCCAGCTTCGCCACCATCGCCGCGTCGCGATGCGTAACCCCTCCGGCGTCGTGGCTGACCAAACCAAGCCTTACCTTGTTGTAGCGGATATCAATATCCGGATGATGGTCGGCCTCCTCTGCCATAAAGGCAACGCGATTCACAAAACCCATCGCTTCGGCAAAGTCGGCAAACGCCCAGTCCCGCACCAACTTGCCTCCCACCATCTTCCAGCTCGGATGGGTCTCGGTCAGCGCAGCAATCTCGTCCGGTGTCATCGTCTTCATGGGTATCTCCTAACCATTGGATGCCATCGGTCCGAAGTCAAGGTGCAGCGCAGCCAGCGAGAGCGGCGCATCGGCTCGCTTTTCAATCGAAGCCCGCAGGTCGGCCCATCTCTTCAGCGGCATGGCGAGAAACACCGTGACCAGCGCCGGATCGAACTGCCGCCCCGACCACCGCGCAATCTCCTCCCGCGCGGCCTCGAAGCTGGCACCCTTGCGATACGGCCGGTCGGACGTAATCGCATCCAGCGTATCTGCAATCGCAAAGATGCGCGCTCCCAGCGGAATCTCCTCGCCTTTCAGCCCGCGCGGATAGCCCGAACCGTCATAGCACTCCTGGTGCGCCAGCACAATCTCCGCCGCCTCCTCCAGGAACGGAATCTTCCGCACCATCTCATACCCCTGCGCGCAATGCTGGCGCATAATCACCGTCTCATCGGCATCGAGACGTCCCGGCTTCAGCAGAATCGCGTCCGGCGTCGCAATCTTGCCGATGTCATGCAGAAACGCGCCACGCGAGATCGTCTTCAGCTCCTCGGCCTGCATCCCAACCTCCCGCGCCATGGCCACGGTGTATGCCGTCACCCTCCGCGAGTGCCCTTCGGTCTCCTCGTCGCGCAGATCGAGCGCCCCGCCCATCGCCTCGATCGTGATGTCATAGCTGCGTTCCAGCTCCACCATCGTCTGCCGCAACCGGGCCGTCCTCTCCTGGACCGCCTCCTCCAGATTCTGCCGATAGAGCGCCGTCTGCCGCCGCAGCCGCCCATGTTCCAGCCCCCGCTCGACCACCGCCTCCAACTGCGCCCGCACAAAAGGCTTCAGCAGATAATCGATAGCGCCTCGCCGAAATGCATTCGTGGCCACATGAATATCATGCACCGCCGTAAACATCACCACCGGAGTGGTAGGGAAGTCCTCGGCCACGCGATCCAGCAGGCTCAGCCCATCCGTCCCCGGCATCATCACGTCCGAGAGCAACAGGTCGAATCCGCCCGCCTCGCGCAGAGCCTCCAGCGCCTGCGCCGCCGAACCCGCCGTCGTAACCTGATACCCCGCCCGATCCAGCAGGCTAGCCACGACGCGCCGTACCGGCTCCTCGTCATCCACCACCAGTATGCTCACCTGCGCCATACTCCGCTCTATCGGCACCCGGAGCGATGCCATGAACAGCGGGCTAGGGAGTCTTCTCCGCTGCCTTCGCCTTCCGCGCCGCGACCCAGCCCGTCTTGGTCACCTGTCGCGCCCTTCCAAACGCCAGCGCCCCATCCGGAACATCCTCGGTAATCGAAGACCCCGCCGCAATATAAGCCCCATTGCCCACCGAGATCGGAGCCACCAGCGTCGAATCCGACCCCACAAATACCCCATCGCCAATCACCGTTGTGTGCTTCTTCACGCCGTCGTAGTTGCACGTAATCACGCCCGCGCCCACGTTCACGCCCGCGCCGATGACGGCATCGCCGAGATACGTCAGATGGTTGGCCTTCGAGCCCTTGCCCATCGTCACCTTCTTCGTCTCGCAGAAGTTTCCGACATGCGCCTGCTCGCCGATCCGGCTCTCCGGCCGCAGATGCGCGTACGGCCCCAGAATCGCGCCATCCCCCACCTCAGCCCCATCCAGAATGCAGCCATTCCGAATCAGCACACTATCTCCAATCAACGAGTGCTGCACCACCGAGTACGATCTCACCCGGCTCTCCACTCCAATCTTCGTCGCGCCCAGCAACTGCACATACGGTTCGATCACCGTATCCGCCCCCACCTCCACCTGGGCGTCGATCACGCATGTCTCCGGCCGAAAGATCGTCACGCCCTGCGCCATCAGCTTCTTGGCCGTAGCCATCCGCATCGCCGCATCCAGATGCATCATCTCTGCGATCGTATTCGCGCCCAGCACCTCGTCCACGCTCTCCGCCTGGACCGCCGCCACGCGCTCTCCGGCCGCGACCAGCATGTGCGCCACATCCGTCAGGTAGTACTCCCCATTCGCGTTCCCATCCGAAAGCAGATCCAGCTTCTCAAACAGCTTCGCCGTCTCGAAACAATAGATCCCCGAGTTGATCTCAGCGACCGTCATCTGTTCCGGCTTCAGGTCCTTCTGCTCCACGATCCCCGCCACCCGCGATCCATCGCTCCGCATCACCCGCCCATACCCATGCGGATTCGCCGGCACAGCCGTCAGAATCGTCATCGCCGCGCGGTCCGCAAGATGAGCCTCGCACAACATACGAATCGTCTCCGGACGAATCAGTGGAACATCCCCGCTCAGCACCAGCAGATGCTCCGGCACCGGTCCGCCCTTCAGTGCGAACCAGGCCTTCACCATCTGCAGCGCATGCCCCGTACCGCGCTGCTCGGCCTGCATCACAAATCCCACGCCCGAGTGCTCGACCGCCTTCTGCACCCGCTCCGCCTCATGGCCGATGATGCAGTAGATCCGCTCCGCCGGCACTACTGTTCTGGCCGCCGCGATCACATGCAGAAGCAGGGACTGCCCGCCGATCTCATGCAACACCTTCGGCCTGCGGCTCTTCAGCCTCGTGCCTTTGCCCGCCGCCATAATCGCAATCGCAAAACCCTCTAAATTCATCGCCAACTCCTGTCCCACCGTATGGTCTCACGACAAGGGTAGAGTAGGAACGTGCACGAAGATCCCAAACTGATCCTCATCACCCTCCTCGTCGAACTCGGCGTCGCCGCTGCCTTCTCCAGTTCGCTCGCACGCTCCAGGGCCTTCAAGAACATCCTCCTCAATCCCCATCGCAGCTTCCGCGACTCCCTCAAGCTGGTTGCGATGATCTCCATCCCGCTCACCCTTGGCGTCTGGATCCGTGTCTCCGTCCAGAACTTCCTCGCCGCCGACATCAGCTACGAGGCCACCATTCTCATGGCCGTCCTCCTCGGCCCCGCCGCCGCCATCATCGGCGGAGCCATTCTCTCCATCCCTGCCGTCCTCCACCACGAGTACCTCTCCCTCCCCGTCAACCTGCTCGTCGCTACCCTCTTCGGCGTCAGCGGCAAGTTCGCCAACATGGAAGACATCTGGTCCTTCTCGCCGATGATCGACCTCAGCATCTACCGCTGGGTTACGCGCAACCTGCGCCGTCCGCACCTCGACCGGCAGATCCTCTTCCTCATGCTCATCACCGCGGTGCAGTTCGTCTCCAGCGTGCTAAGCCACGCCTTCCCGAAACGCTTCTTCGAGCTCTACTCCGGCAATTGGCTCGTGGAGGCATCCATCTGCTTCTGCGCACCGATCGTCGTCGGCATCCCCCTCAAAATCTGGAACGCCATCCGCATCGAACGCGCCCTCGAAGAGCAGGGAAGACTCCTCCTCGAAGCCCGCCTCGACGCCCTCACCCGCCAGATCAACCCCCACTTCCTCTTCAACACCCTGAACAGCATTACCTCGCTTGTCCGCGTCAAACCCGAGCTTGCCCGCGAGATGATCGTCAAACTCGCCAACATCCTCCGCGCCCTCCTCAAAGACCGCGAAGCCTTCGTGCCGTTCTCCGAAGAACTCTCCTTCACCGACGACTACCTCGACATTGAAGTCGTCCGCTTCGGCGAGAAGCTTCGCGTCGTCAAGGAGATCGCCGACGAGACCCTCCATATCGTCGTGCCGAGCATGATCCTCCAGCCGCTCATCGAAAACAGCATCAAGCACGGCCTCGAGCCGCGCATCAACGGGGGGACCGTTACGCTGCGCAGCCGACTCGATGGCCAACGCCTCGTCCTCGAGGTCGAAGACGACGGCGTAGGCATGGCTCCCGAGCGCAACCAGCAACCCTCCGCCGGCAGCCCCCTGGTCCGCCCGGGTACCGGCATCGGCATGAAGAACGTCCGCGAGCGCATGGCTGTTCTCTACGGCATAGAGGCCGAAGTCGAGATCGTAAGCCGTCCGGGCCGAGGCACGATGGTCCGCCTCGTCATGCCCGTCCTCGAGGCCGGAGCCGCCGTCTGGGGTGCAGGCCGCCAAGCCTAACCGTTGCTTCTAGGTACCCCAAGGCTTCAGCCTTGGGTCTCACAGGACCGCCAATCATCCGGGCTTTAGCCCCTGGGGTATGCAGTTGCCTTCGTTGGTTGTCATCCCCGAAGGAAATCCGCGGTTGCTCTTGCCGTTGTCTGTCCCGATCCGTCTTTCATCCTTTCGATTCCTAGTTACGCTTTGCTTGATCAATCCGCCCATCCCAGAAAGAAATTCCAGGCGCATCCCTCCCCGCGCCAGAAATACATCGAAAATCGCCCAGAAATATTTCATTCGCGAAATACGTTGACAATCGTACATCGTGAGAGATATGGTGGTGATGGTTACCCCTAACCATAGGAGCTACAACGATGCGTAATCTGATTGCCGCCGCCCTTCTCCTCTCCCCCCTCGCCCTCGCCGCCCAGACCAACAAGCTCGAAGCCCGTCTGGCTACGCCCGCTCTCGCCGCCGCAACCAACGATGCCAAGCCCACCGCTCCGGTGCGCGTCTCCACCGGTGTCGTCGCCCCCAAGCTCATCCACACCGTCGATATCCAGACCGACGAGCGCAGCATCTATGCCATCTCCGGACTCGAGCGCAAGGTAGTCGTCTCCATGATCGTCGATGAGAACGGTACCCCCACCGATCTCAAGATCGTCCAGGCTCAGGACCCCTCCAGCAACCAGAACGTCCTCGCCGCGGTCGCCCAGTACCGCTTCCAGCCTGGAATGCTCTCCCACCAGCCCGTTGCGGTTCCCGTCAACCTCGAGATTACCGTTCGCCCCGTTCGCTAAACGCGGCGCGATCCATTGCTTCTCTGCACCAAATGAAAGAAGGGCACCCTGTCGAGAGGGTGCCCTTTCTTTTTGTGTCAGCTACCCCCCGGTTACCCCTAACGCGGTGTGCAGCCTTCATGCTTTGAAGGACTATAGACCACCGCTGCAACCTCTGTCCAAACATTTTTTCAGAGGCGTCAAATTAGAATGAAGGAGGTCGTCCGTACCCCCCTCGCCGGCTCACGCCCGTCTCATCCAGAGCAGCACATTTCAGGAGCAACACTCTGTCCACCGCAATCCAGAAGCTTCTCTCTGTCGCGACGCTCGCCACCGTCGCCGCAACCGCCCACGCCGTCGTCGTTCGCGGTACCGTCCGTAGTCCACTCGGTACCCCTATCCCCGGGGCCCGCATCCAACTCATCCAGAACCATCAGACCATGGCCGTCGGCATCACTCGCCCGGATGGCTCGTTCGAGATCCGCAGCGCGCAAAGCGGCCGATTCGTCCTCTTCACCGCTGGCGGAGTCTCGAAGACCCAGCTCCAGCCCAACATCTCCCACGACTTCTACGGCGGAGCCACCGACGTCGTCCTCCGCGACGTCACCCTCGAGGCCACTACCCTCAACGAGACCGTCACCGTCACCGCCACTGGACTTCCGACGCCCATCCAGCAACTTACCGCGCCCGTCTCCTTCGTCTCCCGCGACGACCTCGCCTACCGTACCGGCCTTCTCGACGAACTCCGCCAGTCCCCAGGCGTCGCCATCGTCCAGTCCGGCCAGATGGGTGGCGTAGCCTCGCTCTTCGTGCGCGGCGGCAACTCCGACTCCAACAAGGTCCTGATCGACGGCATCCCCGCCGAGGACGTAGGCGGTCGTTTCGACCTCGGCCTCGTCTCTTCCACCGGCCTCTCCAACGTAGGCAACAATGGTCCTTCCGCCGAGCTCTATCGCGGCCCCAACTCGGCCCTCTTCGGCTCCGACGCCCTCGCCTCCGTCCTCAATCTCTCCACGCCCCGCGGCACTGCTACCAGCCCCGTCTTCACCTACTCCGGCGACGGCGGCAACTTCCACACCTACCGCAACGAGGTCACGCTCAGCGGCACCCGCAGCCGTTACGACTACTTCACGGCCCTCTCGCGCCTGGACTCCTCCAACGCCCTTCCGCTCGACCGCTTCCACGCCGTTACCGAAGCCGCCAACCTCGGGGCATCCCTCACCGCGAGCACGCAGGCCCGCTTCACCATCCGCAACACCACCTCCGTCCAGGGCGTCCCCGGCGCGCACGACTTCCTCGGCCTGTCCGCCGACCAGAAGCAGGCCGACCAGAACCTCTACTCCGGGGCGACCCTCGAGAATCGCACCGCAGGGAACTGGCACAACCTCGTCCGCTATGGCATCGCCCGCAAACGCGAGCAGTTCAACATCTTCTCGAACGCCGGCACCTACGATCCCACGCAATTCGCCTACGTCGGCCCCTCGCTCACTATCACCGGAGCCAATGGCTACAAAGTCACCGGCTCCTCGCCCATCACTTACGCTGGTTCGGCCCCATCGCGTTACGACCAGGTCTCCAACCGCGACGAGCTCTACTACCAGTCCGACTACAGCTTTGGCCGGCACGTCTCAACCCTCTTCGGTTTCCGCTACGAGAACGAGCGCGGGGCCTACCGCTATCCTCTCTACGCCACCGACCAGAGCCTCCAGCGCACTAATTTTCAGTTCACCGGCCAGATCCAGGGCGACCTCCTCGCCCGCCTCTTCTTCTCCCTTGGCGGAGCCATCGAGAAGAATCACCTCTACGGCCTGCGCGGAACCCCCCGGCTGGGCCTCGCCTTCGTCCCCGTCCGGCCCGGCCCGCGCCCCTTCCA
This window harbors:
- a CDS encoding TonB family protein, whose product is MRNLIAAALLLSPLALAAQTNKLEARLATPALAAATNDAKPTAPVRVSTGVVAPKLIHTVDIQTDERSIYAISGLERKVVVSMIVDENGTPTDLKIVQAQDPSSNQNVLAAVAQYRFQPGMLSHQPVAVPVNLEITVRPVR
- a CDS encoding CYCXC family (seleno)protein, translated to MMATTSTPSPRKNSFWKNPLLKRIAGCLVVGLVTLAAAAQWSNPQDDIPAYNALSPSKPLPPVMSGNQLTGPYFSHPYQVIAYKMAAKIPNVLHQQPCYCRCDREMGHNSLHSCFEGTHGAACSTCMKEAVYSYQQTKLHKTPAQIRAGIEKGLWMNVDLEKAAL
- a CDS encoding 4a-hydroxytetrahydrobiopterin dehydratase, whose translation is MKTMTPDEIAALTETHPSWKMVGGKLVRDWAFADFAEAMGFVNRVAFMAEEADHHPDIDIRYNKVRLGLVSHDAGGVTHRDAAMVAKLDEAFPLL
- a CDS encoding TonB-dependent receptor plug domain-containing protein — protein: MAVGITRPDGSFEIRSAQSGRFVLFTAGGVSKTQLQPNISHDFYGGATDVVLRDVTLEATTLNETVTVTATGLPTPIQQLTAPVSFVSRDDLAYRTGLLDELRQSPGVAIVQSGQMGGVASLFVRGGNSDSNKVLIDGIPAEDVGGRFDLGLVSSTGLSNVGNNGPSAELYRGPNSALFGSDALASVLNLSTPRGTATSPVFTYSGDGGNFHTYRNEVTLSGTRSRYDYFTALSRLDSSNALPLDRFHAVTEAANLGASLTASTQARFTIRNTTSVQGVPGAHDFLGLSADQKQADQNLYSGATLENRTAGNWHNLVRYGIARKREQFNIFSNAGTYDPTQFAYVGPSLTITGANGYKVTGSSPITYAGSAPSRYDQVSNRDELYYQSDYSFGRHVSTLFGFRYENERGAYRYPLYATDQSLQRTNFQFTGQIQGDLLARLFFSLGGAIEKNHLYGLRGTPRLGLAFVPVRPGPRPFHGTRLRANFSRGVQEPSLAVQFSSLYGTLLAANDTADIAAYHVRPPNAEESRTYDVGIDQNIFSTALILKAGYFHNQFDHQYEYVDSSALQQYFGITTASTIPGLYGAYTNSLTFRAQGAETELQYQPRSRLFLHFGYTYLAPLVERSFSTDALQVHGATTNPLFPSITIGGSSPLVGQRPFRRPPNTGFFAVQYTGKRWTTAFKGAMSGKSDDSTFLATPLLLPNRNLDHGYAKLDLGLGYQWTQHLAAFTQLDNLLSQQHIGPIGYPGLPFTIRAGFKFRIGGE
- a CDS encoding sensor histidine kinase, whose translation is MHEDPKLILITLLVELGVAAAFSSSLARSRAFKNILLNPHRSFRDSLKLVAMISIPLTLGVWIRVSVQNFLAADISYEATILMAVLLGPAAAIIGGAILSIPAVLHHEYLSLPVNLLVATLFGVSGKFANMEDIWSFSPMIDLSIYRWVTRNLRRPHLDRQILFLMLITAVQFVSSVLSHAFPKRFFELYSGNWLVEASICFCAPIVVGIPLKIWNAIRIERALEEQGRLLLEARLDALTRQINPHFLFNTLNSITSLVRVKPELAREMIVKLANILRALLKDREAFVPFSEELSFTDDYLDIEVVRFGEKLRVVKEIADETLHIVVPSMILQPLIENSIKHGLEPRINGGTVTLRSRLDGQRLVLEVEDDGVGMAPERNQQPSAGSPLVRPGTGIGMKNVRERMAVLYGIEAEVEIVSRPGRGTMVRLVMPVLEAGAAVWGAGRQA
- the glmU gene encoding bifunctional UDP-N-acetylglucosamine diphosphorylase/glucosamine-1-phosphate N-acetyltransferase GlmU; the encoded protein is MNLEGFAIAIMAAGKGTRLKSRRPKVLHEIGGQSLLLHVIAAARTVVPAERIYCIIGHEAERVQKAVEHSGVGFVMQAEQRGTGHALQMVKAWFALKGGPVPEHLLVLSGDVPLIRPETIRMLCEAHLADRAAMTILTAVPANPHGYGRVMRSDGSRVAGIVEQKDLKPEQMTVAEINSGIYCFETAKLFEKLDLLSDGNANGEYYLTDVAHMLVAAGERVAAVQAESVDEVLGANTIAEMMHLDAAMRMATAKKLMAQGVTIFRPETCVIDAQVEVGADTVIEPYVQLLGATKIGVESRVRSYSVVQHSLIGDSVLIRNGCILDGAEVGDGAILGPYAHLRPESRIGEQAHVGNFCETKKVTMGKGSKANHLTYLGDAVIGAGVNVGAGVITCNYDGVKKHTTVIGDGVFVGSDSTLVAPISVGNGAYIAAGSSITEDVPDGALAFGRARQVTKTGWVAARKAKAAEKTP
- a CDS encoding HD domain-containing phosphohydrolase, whose product is MASLRVPIERSMAQVSILVVDDEEPVRRVVASLLDRAGYQVTTAGSAAQALEALREAGGFDLLLSDVMMPGTDGLSLLDRVAEDFPTTPVVMFTAVHDIHVATNAFRRGAIDYLLKPFVRAQLEAVVERGLEHGRLRRQTALYRQNLEEAVQERTARLRQTMVELERSYDITIEAMGGALDLRDEETEGHSRRVTAYTVAMAREVGMQAEELKTISRGAFLHDIGKIATPDAILLKPGRLDADETVIMRQHCAQGYEMVRKIPFLEEAAEIVLAHQECYDGSGYPRGLKGEEIPLGARIFAIADTLDAITSDRPYRKGASFEAAREEIARWSGRQFDPALVTVFLAMPLKRWADLRASIEKRADAPLSLAALHLDFGPMASNG